In a genomic window of Cuculus canorus isolate bCucCan1 chromosome Z, bCucCan1.pri, whole genome shotgun sequence:
- the MSMP gene encoding prostate-associated microseminoprotein, whose translation MAIRAQKMGCAWGRVCLLLSLILQLPGSQAKCYFQAKAPCEYEGKQFSLGESWLSTNCLLCTCLHPIGVGCCETTQHPIDFPDWCEAHYDTQTCQISVVQKANPSLPCVKSMEHEWGSSGTPEPLINKVLGAGLSR comes from the exons ATGGCCATCAGAGCACAGAAGATGGGGTGTGCCTGGGGCAGGGTTTGCCTGCTGCTCTCTCTCATCCTCCAGCTGCCTGGCTCCCAGGCCAAATGCTACTTCCAGGCTAAAG CTCCATGTGAGTACGAGGGGAAGCAGTTTTCCCTGGGGGAGTCGTGGCTGAGCACCAACTGCCTGCTCTGCACCTGCCTGCACCCCATTGGTGTGGGCTGCTGCGAGAC AACCCAGCACCCCATCGACTTCCCCGACTGGTGCGAGGCCCACTACGACACGCAGACCTGCCAGATCTCGGTGGTGCAGAAGGCCAACCCCAGCCTGCCCTGTGTGAAGAGCATGGAGCACGAGTGGGGCTCATCTGGCACCCCTGAGCCACTGATCAACAAGGTGCTGGGCGCGGGGCTGAGCAGATAA